TTGGATGGATGGCCAAGGCGCGAATGCTGTTGGTGTTGATGCCCGAGCTGCTTGGTGTCCAAGACGTACCGCCGTTGGTGGTCTTAAAAACTCCATCATCGTTCGAGCCGATGTAGATGATTTGCGAATTGTTCGGGTTCATCGCCAGGACCTGGGCATCGCGGCGTTCCGGTCCCTGTGTGGTCCATTGATTCACTCCGGCCTGGGCTTGGGGCGTGAGCATTGCGCCTAGTAGACAGACGACGGATAAGGCGAACACTCTTCGGCATAAGGGAAAGAAATTGAGCTGCATCCGGCAGTACTCCTTTGGCTTCTGAGTTCCCAGGGATTTTCTCTCTCATTGGGTCTTAGTCAACCGGCAGAGGGCGCGAATCGTGAAAACGAAACGCGGAGGGTATCCCACTCGGGGAGAATTGGTAGCCCCCAACCTTAAAGCAAGGATCTGGCCGCCACAAGACATGAGGGGGAAGGGTAGGGGTTCAGTGCGATCCTGGAGAGGTATCTCCGTACGGGCAGGCCCCCGAGCCTGCCCAGCCCCAGGGCGACCACAGGGGGTCGCCCCTACTTTCCCTTTTGTGTGCGCAGCAAGCGTTTCACTCTTGCTTTTCCCGCGCGCTCGTGCGAAGAAAAACGCTGATCGTCCCGAGTGTATCCATGCGTGAATTGAGTGAATTGTCTCGTTCGACGCTCGTTGCGCCTCCTCGCAAGGGCTGGCGAGAAACCGGCTGGAAAGCGGCAGGTGTGAAAGCCACGGCGGCTGTCGTACTGCTGACCTTTCTGACCGTGCTCTTTCATGGCAATTGGCAGCTGGCGAGCGCCTTGGTTGGCAGCGGGCTCGGACTCTGGTGGCTGAATGAAACCTGGCAACACTATTGCCGCTCTATGGATATTCTCGATGAGGTGCAGGGGATGACATTTCTGGAGTTTGCCGCCTATGCCACTGAGCTGCTGCGCTCCCAAGGCTATGTCGTCGTCAAGAGCGGACGCCTCTCCGGTCCCCAAGCAGATCTCCTCTTATTGAGAGGGCAGGACCCGGTGGCGTGCTGGTTCTTGCATGGCCGACAGCCGGTGCGGGTCGAGAGCATTGCCGCCGCTGCTGCCGCCGTGCAATCGCATAAAGAATGGCGCGCGCTTGTGGTCTCCTCTCAACGCTTGACTCTGAGTGCGTGGTCTCGCGCGCGGCGGGAGCACTGTCTTATCATCCCGCGCGCTCGTCTGGCCGTCATGATTACCCAATATCGACGTGGCCACCGAGTCCTGACTTTTCCCGTCGAGGAAGCCACCCGCTTGCGCGGCAGAAAGTGAAATCTCCATGGCAATCTTAAAAGTGACGCGCTTGGGACATCCCGTGCTGCGACAAGTCGCGCAACTCGTTCCTGTCCAAAGCATCCCACGACCGGAGTTTCAGCAATTTATCGACGACATGATCGAGACCATGCACGAGTACGAGGGCGTAGGGTTAGCCGCGCCACAAGTGCATGTGTCGCAACAAGTCGCCGTGCTCGAAGTGAGTAAGCATCCCCGTTATCCAGACGCGCCGTCGGTGCCTCTGACGGTACTCATCAACCC
The nucleotide sequence above comes from Deltaproteobacteria bacterium. Encoded proteins:
- a CDS encoding restriction endonuclease, whose protein sequence is MRELSELSRSTLVAPPRKGWRETGWKAAGVKATAAVVLLTFLTVLFHGNWQLASALVGSGLGLWWLNETWQHYCRSMDILDEVQGMTFLEFAAYATELLRSQGYVVVKSGRLSGPQADLLLLRGQDPVACWFLHGRQPVRVESIAAAAAAVQSHKEWRALVVSSQRLTLSAWSRARREHCLIIPRARLAVMITQYRRGHRVLTFPVEEATRLRGRK